In Bythopirellula goksoeyrii, a single window of DNA contains:
- a CDS encoding DUF2291 family protein, with product MKLLNPARLAICTLIVCVLLYFFPLFRISKLGSSPTSALDSKARSVLDTASPKKLSSPDVTTYIEKLWTDRLPEAAGNAASVDEVLAMAAADPARARQEYGREVGLGGPTFFFLRGRGRIESVDQDECLVIIEGQSQPIVLEIGILLGNAVRDATGLVNVGEFPNSQEFNRLSAELNERCESQVIRPVRDFLVVGTHVKFVGCGEVRNNKDFDPLKLIPVQLTVLNPAEQIE from the coding sequence ATGAAGCTGCTCAATCCTGCTCGGCTGGCAATTTGCACGTTGATAGTATGTGTGTTGCTCTATTTTTTTCCGCTGTTCAGAATTAGCAAGCTAGGGTCATCTCCCACCTCTGCTTTGGATTCGAAGGCACGATCAGTCCTCGATACAGCTAGTCCGAAAAAGTTGTCGTCGCCCGACGTCACTACCTATATTGAGAAACTGTGGACCGATCGACTTCCCGAGGCCGCCGGGAATGCAGCATCCGTTGACGAAGTGTTGGCTATGGCTGCGGCAGATCCTGCTCGCGCTCGACAAGAGTATGGTCGAGAAGTTGGATTGGGGGGGCCCACGTTCTTTTTTCTACGAGGCCGCGGTCGAATAGAGAGCGTCGATCAGGACGAATGCCTTGTGATTATCGAGGGCCAATCGCAGCCTATCGTGCTAGAAATCGGTATTCTTCTGGGCAATGCGGTTCGTGATGCAACCGGACTGGTCAATGTGGGCGAGTTTCCCAACTCGCAGGAATTCAACCGACTGTCGGCAGAGTTGAACGAGCGTTGTGAATCGCAAGTGATACGTCCCGTTCGCGACTTTCTGGTCGTGGGCACCCACGTAAAGTTTGTCGGGTGTGGTGAAGTCCGCAACAACAAGGATTTTGATCCACTCAAACTGATTCCTGTTCAATTGACGGTACTCAATCCAGCGGAGCAAATCGAATGA
- a CDS encoding sugar ABC transporter ATP-binding protein has product MSAASPSAVPVLSGRGIVKRYPGVLALDHVDFEIHAEEVHGLIGENGAGKTTLMHILAGAQQPSEGKIELDGQPVRFANASEALQQRICIVYQELNLIPHLSVAENVFLGREILTATGLIDAKSQYLRCEKLLAPLDPSIDPRSSVNALRVGQQQIVEIAKALNSEARVIFMDEPTSAISDSEVEVLFKLIDSLRKDGIAIVYVSHKLDELLRITDRITVLRDGKYVDTVTTCDAQQETIVRLMVGRDLSEMYTQHAAESGEEVLRVDSISQQSGIGERLRVDGVSFSVAAGEVLGIFGLMGAGRTELLESIYGLHPNTTSGTVSIHGQRCDLRSPAAAMRHGIGLVPEDRKRQGLVLGMSVENNLSLSNIGLIESYAFLNQRLEQRLAENYVEQLSIKTPSVRQKVSVLSGGNQQKVVLGRVLSMAPRVLLLDEPTRGIDINAKREIYALVDQLKHQGLAIVVVSSELPELLGISDRIMVMCEGRKTAEFHREQATEEVVMQAAVPGFQIEAAAHA; this is encoded by the coding sequence ATGAGCGCAGCTTCGCCGAGTGCGGTACCGGTGCTGTCGGGCCGTGGTATCGTCAAGAGGTACCCCGGTGTACTGGCATTGGACCATGTGGACTTTGAAATCCATGCCGAGGAAGTCCACGGACTAATTGGAGAGAATGGGGCTGGCAAAACGACGTTGATGCATATTCTCGCCGGTGCGCAACAACCCTCCGAAGGTAAGATTGAGTTGGATGGCCAGCCGGTGCGTTTCGCCAATGCTAGCGAAGCACTGCAGCAACGCATCTGCATCGTCTATCAAGAACTGAATCTGATCCCCCATCTGTCCGTCGCAGAGAACGTTTTTCTCGGGCGCGAGATACTCACAGCCACCGGACTGATCGATGCCAAATCACAATATCTGCGCTGCGAGAAACTGCTTGCGCCACTCGACCCATCCATCGACCCTCGTTCATCGGTAAACGCACTGCGAGTTGGCCAACAGCAGATCGTCGAGATCGCCAAGGCACTCAACTCCGAGGCTCGCGTTATTTTCATGGACGAACCGACTTCTGCGATTAGTGATTCTGAAGTTGAGGTGCTATTCAAACTGATCGACTCGCTACGGAAGGACGGAATCGCAATCGTCTATGTCTCGCACAAGCTCGACGAACTGCTGCGAATCACTGATCGGATCACAGTCCTGCGCGACGGCAAGTATGTCGACACTGTGACGACATGCGATGCACAGCAGGAAACGATTGTCCGGCTGATGGTAGGTCGTGATCTTAGCGAAATGTACACTCAGCACGCTGCGGAGAGTGGCGAGGAAGTCCTTAGGGTCGATTCCATCAGCCAACAGTCCGGCATTGGAGAACGCTTGCGGGTCGATGGTGTGTCTTTTTCTGTCGCCGCTGGTGAAGTGTTGGGGATTTTTGGCCTGATGGGGGCTGGACGTACGGAACTCTTGGAATCCATATACGGACTTCATCCGAACACAACGAGTGGAACAGTTTCCATTCATGGCCAACGCTGCGACCTCCGCTCACCAGCAGCCGCGATGCGACATGGCATCGGACTTGTGCCTGAGGATCGGAAAAGGCAAGGGTTAGTCTTGGGGATGAGTGTTGAGAACAACCTCAGCTTGTCGAATATCGGACTCATCGAATCGTATGCATTCCTTAATCAACGGCTAGAGCAACGGCTTGCCGAAAACTATGTCGAGCAACTGTCGATCAAAACGCCGTCGGTGCGTCAGAAGGTAAGTGTCTTGAGCGGCGGAAATCAGCAAAAAGTTGTGTTGGGCAGAGTACTCAGCATGGCTCCCCGTGTGCTGTTGCTCGACGAACCAACACGCGGAATCGATATCAACGCCAAGCGGGAAATCTACGCACTTGTCGATCAACTAAAACATCAAGGCTTGGCAATTGTTGTGGTGTCGTCAGAACTTCCCGAACTGTTGGGAATTTCGGATCGAATCATGGTAATGTGCGAAGGCCGCAAAACGGCCGAATTCCACCGAGAGCAGGCGACCGAAGAAGTTGTAATGCAGGCCGCAGTCCCCGGTTTTCAGATCGAGGCAGCTGCGCATGCATAA
- a CDS encoding ABC transporter permease: protein MHKSSMALVKFVSRFQSLLVLMLMVIAISLLSDRFLTAANGWNIMRQISVNVCLSIGMTMIIIAGGIDLSVGSILALAGAVTAGLIKSPMPIPWLGIQLDFTLAGALLAGIAVGMLLGWFNGLMITRVRIPPFVATLGMLSIARGLTMLWTKGFPITGLGSSFAIIGTASFLGAPVPVWISGLLVLLFIIVTNKTRFGRYIYAVGGNEQAARLSGLNVDRIKLWVYTIAGGLSAIAGLIATSRLDSAQPNAGIGYELDSIAAVVIGGTSLSGGRGSIWGTVIGCLIIGVLNSGLVLLDVSPFWQQVVKGVVILVAVAIDRLRNQEDD from the coding sequence ATGCATAAGTCGTCAATGGCCCTTGTGAAATTCGTTAGCCGATTTCAATCGCTGCTGGTGCTGATGCTGATGGTTATCGCCATCAGTTTGCTTTCAGATCGGTTCCTGACAGCCGCCAACGGGTGGAATATTATGCGGCAGATTTCGGTAAACGTCTGTCTGTCGATAGGTATGACGATGATCATCATCGCCGGTGGCATTGATTTGTCGGTGGGGTCGATACTCGCGCTGGCAGGAGCGGTCACCGCTGGACTGATCAAGTCTCCGATGCCGATTCCCTGGTTGGGGATTCAGTTGGATTTTACCCTGGCTGGTGCCCTACTCGCTGGGATAGCAGTTGGCATGCTGCTGGGGTGGTTCAACGGTCTGATGATCACACGGGTTCGCATACCGCCATTTGTTGCAACGCTCGGCATGCTCAGCATTGCCCGTGGTCTGACCATGTTATGGACAAAAGGCTTTCCAATCACCGGTCTGGGTTCCTCGTTCGCTATCATTGGCACAGCAAGTTTCTTGGGGGCGCCGGTTCCGGTTTGGATCTCGGGGTTGTTAGTGCTCCTGTTCATTATCGTAACCAACAAAACTCGCTTCGGTCGCTACATCTATGCGGTCGGAGGCAACGAGCAAGCTGCGCGTCTTTCAGGTCTAAACGTCGATCGAATCAAGTTGTGGGTCTACACGATTGCAGGTGGTTTGTCGGCAATAGCCGGTCTGATCGCGACCTCACGTCTTGATTCAGCCCAGCCCAATGCGGGAATTGGATACGAGTTGGATAGCATCGCAGCCGTGGTCATTGGTGGTACGTCTCTTTCCGGTGGACGAGGTTCTATCTGGGGAACTGTAATTGGTTGTCTGATTATTGGTGTCCTCAATAGCGGATTGGTGCTGTTGGATGTTTCCCCGTTTTGGCAACAGGTCGTCAAGGGAGTAGTCATTCTCGTGGCAGTTGCAATTGATCGACTGAGAAATCAAGAAGACGATTAG
- a CDS encoding DUF1559 family PulG-like putative transporter, whose protein sequence is MPNSGHTVSNRKQGFTLVELLVVIAIIGVLIALLLPAIQAARESARITQCRNNLHQISAAMLHYESTHQFFPAGGWSSKWIGDPNVGTGPRQPGSWIYQSLPFLEQQSIASLGLGMEGDDLKAALTEVGKSVIPILNCPSRRSAELYPALDWITWNYSPLEYAAKSDYAANGGNKVNINRVSGPIPRFPFVRSDCRERFPACNWMTNLRWTENNWNGIVGDHSGASIRSITDGTFQTFLAGEKWVLEMYYSIVSIDASADNSTNRMAADNPGDKNSMFVGFDYDTVRVANDSSLPRRDSEYDLKNGQQDKKGTHFQERFGSAHTAGVNLAKCDGSVSTWNFDVDSSVWSNMGAKDDGKL, encoded by the coding sequence ATGCCCAATTCAGGACATACGGTATCAAATAGAAAGCAGGGCTTTACATTGGTAGAGCTGCTTGTCGTGATTGCCATCATTGGAGTCTTGATTGCACTTCTGTTGCCTGCAATTCAAGCAGCCCGAGAGTCGGCCCGTATCACACAATGCAGGAACAATCTGCACCAAATCAGTGCAGCCATGCTTCACTATGAATCGACGCACCAATTTTTCCCGGCTGGTGGTTGGAGTTCCAAGTGGATCGGCGATCCAAACGTAGGTACCGGTCCCAGGCAGCCAGGGAGTTGGATCTATCAGTCGCTCCCTTTTTTGGAACAACAATCAATCGCCTCGCTTGGCTTAGGGATGGAGGGGGACGACCTGAAAGCAGCTCTCACCGAGGTTGGCAAATCAGTGATTCCTATTCTCAATTGCCCGAGCCGACGTTCTGCAGAGCTCTATCCTGCCTTGGATTGGATAACTTGGAATTATTCACCTCTTGAGTACGCTGCAAAAAGCGACTATGCCGCCAATGGTGGTAACAAAGTGAACATCAATCGTGTTTCCGGACCAATTCCAAGATTTCCATTTGTTCGATCCGATTGTCGTGAGAGATTTCCTGCTTGCAATTGGATGACCAATCTACGTTGGACTGAAAATAATTGGAATGGAATCGTGGGCGATCACAGCGGCGCTTCCATCCGAAGCATCACTGATGGGACCTTCCAGACATTTCTCGCCGGCGAAAAATGGGTTCTTGAAATGTACTACAGCATCGTGAGTATCGATGCATCAGCCGATAACTCCACGAATAGGATGGCCGCTGACAATCCGGGCGACAAGAACTCAATGTTTGTAGGCTTTGACTATGATACCGTACGAGTCGCCAATGATAGTTCTTTGCCAAGACGTGATTCGGAGTATGACCTGAAGAACGGACAACAGGACAAGAAGGGAACCCATTTCCAGGAGCGATTTGGCAGCGCTCACACGGCGGGGGTTAATCTTGCTAAGTGCGATGGATCAGTAAGCACATGGAACTTTGACGTGGATTCATCGGTCTGGTCAAACATGGGAGCCAAAGATGATGGCAAACTATGA
- a CDS encoding DUF1593 domain-containing protein — MFRSNLILAAVWFVAIGFAWESFLLASDKVIGADGALDGHRHRVLVSTDIGGTDPDDFQSMVHLLLYADVLHIEGLISSPYGPGGKNNILEVIDAYAEDYEHLESHSDRYPSPDALRAICKQGAINTPGASGVDESTEGSQWIIKCAKQNDPRPLHVLVWGGIEDLAQALHDAPEILPKLRVYFIGGPNKKWSVDAYNYIEQNHPQLWMIEANATYRGWFTGGIQKGEWNNKQFVAKHIAGHGALGEFFVNAKDDIKMGDTPSVARLLRGASGDPSQPGWGGRFVPIWDGRKTIFDRLTTEADTAEFFGVAEFSLRKPEGFSDQNTAAMIFDGGMPISTGVIEGDVLRFRFSPRDAKVWTYVIKSDFAGLDGKSGKFDAVPPPTSRTSRRSTFHPNWWIDDPDPAAAEGVHPGAKSVSQWRVDFLSDFADRMDRCNSK; from the coding sequence ATGTTTCGATCAAATTTAATACTTGCGGCCGTATGGTTTGTGGCGATTGGCTTTGCGTGGGAGTCGTTCCTTCTGGCCAGCGATAAAGTAATTGGTGCTGACGGTGCCCTGGACGGCCATCGACACAGGGTGTTGGTCTCCACGGACATTGGAGGGACCGATCCAGACGATTTCCAATCGATGGTACATCTACTGCTCTATGCGGATGTCCTACATATCGAGGGGCTCATTTCTTCGCCCTATGGGCCGGGTGGCAAGAACAACATCCTAGAGGTCATCGACGCGTATGCGGAGGACTACGAACACCTCGAATCACATTCCGACAGGTATCCATCGCCCGATGCACTCCGAGCTATCTGTAAGCAAGGCGCTATCAATACGCCAGGTGCCTCTGGAGTTGACGAGTCGACCGAGGGATCGCAGTGGATCATCAAGTGCGCAAAGCAGAACGACCCACGACCGCTGCACGTGCTTGTCTGGGGTGGTATTGAGGATCTGGCGCAAGCACTCCACGATGCACCAGAAATCTTACCTAAGTTGCGGGTTTATTTTATCGGCGGTCCGAATAAGAAGTGGAGCGTGGATGCCTACAATTACATCGAGCAGAACCATCCTCAACTCTGGATGATCGAGGCGAACGCCACGTATCGCGGTTGGTTCACCGGTGGAATTCAGAAAGGTGAGTGGAACAATAAACAGTTCGTCGCAAAACACATTGCAGGGCATGGTGCACTGGGTGAGTTTTTTGTAAACGCAAAGGACGATATCAAGATGGGCGATACGCCGTCCGTTGCTCGCTTGCTGCGCGGTGCATCCGGCGATCCCTCCCAGCCTGGTTGGGGCGGGAGATTTGTGCCTATCTGGGATGGGCGCAAGACGATCTTCGATCGATTGACCACTGAGGCGGACACGGCGGAATTTTTTGGAGTGGCCGAATTTTCGCTGCGCAAACCGGAGGGATTTTCCGATCAGAACACCGCTGCCATGATTTTCGACGGTGGAATGCCGATCTCCACCGGAGTAATCGAAGGAGATGTCTTGCGTTTTCGCTTTTCACCACGTGATGCGAAAGTTTGGACGTATGTGATCAAGAGCGATTTCGCCGGACTCGACGGAAAGTCAGGTAAGTTTGACGCCGTGCCGCCGCCGACTTCACGGACAAGCAGGCGGTCCACATTCCATCCCAACTGGTGGATTGACGATCCGGATCCGGCAGCAGCGGAAGGTGTTCATCCCGGTGCCAAAAGTGTGAGCCAATGGCGTGTGGATTTTCTTAGTGACTTTGCCGACCGAATGGACCGCTGCAATTCGAAGTAG
- a CDS encoding DUF1593 domain-containing protein: MKSHSTLCLLVTLFLSVCTYSYAAEAKPRVLILTDIENEPDDAQSLVRLLTYANQFDIEGLVATTSIHQQDKTAAWRIKEIVDAYGQVQANLLLHEPDYPTAEYLRSVICEGRPEYGMNAVGESKDSTGSELLISAVDRDDPRPLWVPVWGGPNVLAQALWKVRATRSPEELAKFVAKLRVYTISDQDNSGPWIRKTFPDLFYIASPGMHAGGAYHYATWSGISGDKFHGRFTGADFSLVDNDWLDRNIRHNKGPLGAQHPHTEFLMEGDTPSFLGLVNNGLNSPENPNWGGWGGRYEFYTPRMQKWFQEPETRPFWTNAVDEVPGFDGNWHTSNHATIWRWRSAYQNDFAARIDWTTKPYEQANHPPVVRLGHATELGAKRGDKITLSAEGTTDPDGDELSYEWFYYGEAGSFTTSNGRTGQPLEIKNFDQQQASFTVPDGRVMPPGTGTMHIILAVTDDGTPRLTRYQRVIVTVGP, translated from the coding sequence ATGAAATCACATTCGACCCTTTGTCTGCTTGTAACTCTCTTTCTGAGTGTTTGCACTTATTCGTACGCCGCGGAAGCCAAGCCTCGAGTGCTTATTCTCACGGACATCGAGAATGAGCCCGACGACGCGCAATCTCTGGTGCGTCTTCTAACCTATGCGAATCAGTTTGACATCGAAGGGTTAGTTGCCACCACCTCGATCCATCAACAAGACAAAACGGCCGCCTGGCGCATCAAGGAGATCGTCGACGCGTACGGCCAGGTGCAGGCAAATCTTCTCTTGCATGAGCCCGACTACCCCACTGCAGAATACCTGCGATCTGTTATCTGCGAGGGGCGACCCGAGTATGGCATGAATGCCGTCGGTGAAAGCAAGGATTCCACCGGTTCGGAGTTACTTATCTCAGCCGTTGATCGCGACGACCCGCGACCACTCTGGGTTCCCGTTTGGGGGGGGCCGAATGTACTTGCTCAGGCGTTGTGGAAAGTGCGAGCCACCCGCTCACCGGAAGAACTCGCAAAGTTCGTCGCAAAACTGCGCGTCTATACCATCTCGGATCAGGACAATAGTGGACCTTGGATTCGTAAGACGTTTCCCGATCTCTTCTACATCGCGAGTCCCGGCATGCACGCAGGGGGGGCCTATCACTACGCCACCTGGAGCGGCATTAGTGGCGACAAGTTTCACGGCCGATTCACCGGAGCCGACTTTAGCCTCGTGGACAATGACTGGCTGGACCGGAATATCCGCCATAATAAAGGTCCCCTGGGGGCACAACACCCGCACACCGAGTTTCTCATGGAGGGGGACACGCCGAGCTTCCTCGGACTGGTCAACAATGGCCTGAATTCGCCTGAGAATCCCAACTGGGGTGGCTGGGGTGGCCGCTACGAGTTCTATACACCACGGATGCAGAAGTGGTTTCAGGAGCCTGAGACCCGCCCGTTCTGGACAAACGCAGTTGATGAAGTCCCGGGTTTCGATGGCAACTGGCATACGAGCAATCATGCGACCATCTGGCGCTGGCGATCCGCTTACCAGAACGACTTTGCTGCACGCATCGACTGGACCACCAAACCCTACGAACAAGCGAATCATCCGCCGGTCGTGAGGCTCGGCCACGCCACGGAGCTAGGTGCTAAACGGGGCGATAAAATCACACTCAGCGCCGAAGGCACAACGGACCCCGATGGCGATGAGCTTTCCTATGAATGGTTCTACTATGGTGAGGCAGGCAGCTTCACAACCTCTAACGGCCGCACAGGGCAACCACTTGAAATCAAAAACTTCGATCAGCAACAGGCGTCATTCACCGTTCCCGACGGACGTGTGATGCCCCCTGGCACCGGTACGATGCACATCATTCTGGCGGTTACCGACGACGGCACCCCGCGACTTACTCGCTACCAACGCGTGATCGTCACCGTAGGACCATAA